From the genome of Rhodobacteraceae bacterium Araon29, one region includes:
- a CDS encoding winged helix-turn-helix transcriptional regulator: MYQIDSENDHTAEDRFDRAILTALAEDGRMTVTDLAKRIGLSKSPTQARLKRLENKGVILGYRALIDPIRMGLDHVAFVEVRLTDTREKALDAFNQAVARIPEIEQAHLIAGNFDYLMKIRTKSMKDYRRVLAEKISTLPHVASTSTYVAMQAVKENGYLDLT; this comes from the coding sequence ATGTATCAAATCGATAGTGAAAATGATCACACAGCAGAAGACCGGTTTGATCGTGCGATCCTGACAGCCCTGGCTGAAGACGGCCGTATGACTGTAACAGATTTAGCCAAGCGGATCGGTCTTTCCAAGTCGCCAACCCAAGCGCGGCTAAAACGGCTTGAGAATAAAGGCGTCATTTTGGGATATAGGGCGTTGATTGATCCCATTCGGATGGGACTAGACCATGTCGCCTTTGTTGAGGTGCGACTAACAGATACTAGAGAAAAGGCTCTAGATGCGTTTAATCAAGCCGTTGCGCGTATTCCTGAAATAGAGCAAGCACATTTAATTGCTGGAAATTTTGACTATCTAATGAAAATCCGTACCAAGAGTATGAAAGATTATCGCCGGGTTTTAGCCGAAAAGATATCAACCTTGCCTCATGTTGCGAGTACTTCGACTTATGTGGCGATGCAGGCGGTTAAAGAAAACGGTTATTTGGACTTGACATAG
- a CDS encoding glycerophosphodiester phosphodiesterase, whose protein sequence is MNGFPQLNGFHSAPGVVRLIGHRGARGLMPENTIQGFEFTLDIGVSALEFDVMLTRDAVPVITHNHHLSRAATRDANGQWLVGDEPKVADFTLAQLKHFDVGGLDGRTAYGKCFPDQAFLSDIRIPQLSELLEIATSPKGQGLYFLLEIKSDPSSRTTDIVEKVIGEIRQRDLSNRTVLHSFDWDILEECRRLAPEMPRSYLSQMPENANDPLENSPEAVTPDFSSFDKSIPQAIADQGGQMWCPYFKDVTSDLVKEAHELGLLVSTWTVNETEDMERVIDAGVDSIVTDYPGRAQRVLSSRTLRWY, encoded by the coding sequence GTGAACGGTTTCCCCCAATTGAACGGGTTCCACAGCGCGCCTGGTGTGGTGCGCCTGATTGGCCATCGTGGAGCCCGTGGGTTGATGCCCGAGAACACGATACAGGGTTTTGAGTTCACCTTGGATATCGGAGTTTCTGCGCTAGAATTCGACGTCATGCTTACGCGTGATGCAGTGCCGGTTATTACCCATAACCATCACCTGTCCAGAGCGGCAACAAGAGATGCCAATGGTCAATGGCTGGTGGGAGACGAGCCAAAGGTCGCTGACTTTACTCTGGCGCAGTTGAAACATTTCGATGTTGGGGGACTGGATGGGCGTACTGCATATGGCAAGTGTTTTCCTGATCAGGCATTCTTATCAGACATTCGTATACCACAATTGTCTGAATTACTCGAAATTGCCACTTCACCAAAGGGTCAGGGTCTATATTTTTTGCTAGAAATTAAGTCTGACCCCTCTTCCAGAACGACTGATATAGTTGAAAAGGTGATCGGAGAAATTCGCCAAAGAGATCTTTCCAACCGAACTGTTTTACATAGCTTTGACTGGGACATCTTAGAGGAGTGCCGTCGCCTTGCCCCAGAAATGCCGCGCTCTTATCTATCTCAGATGCCTGAAAACGCTAACGACCCCTTGGAAAACTCTCCCGAAGCCGTTACCCCTGATTTTTCGTCATTTGATAAATCAATACCACAAGCCATTGCCGATCAAGGAGGGCAAATGTGGTGTCCATATTTCAAAGATGTGACATCAGATCTTGTCAAAGAGGCTCATGAACTCGGTTTGCTTGTATCCACTTGGACGGTCAATGAGACAGAAGATATGGAGCGGGTCATAGATGCAGGGGTGGACAGCATTGTCACCGACTATCCAGGCCGCGCGCAGCGTGTATTAAGTTCACGCACCCTTCGCTGGTATTGA
- the ugpC gene encoding sn-glycerol-3-phosphate ABC transporter ATP-binding protein UgpC: protein MAAIILENLVKSYGEVEVLHHVKGEITEGELIVIVGPSGCGKSTLLRMIAGLEKITAGEISIGGKVVNNLEPADRDIAMVFQNYALYPHMSVRQNMAYGLKIRKIPKDEIEQRVNEAAEILGISQYLDRKPRQLSGGQRQRVAMGRAIVRKPQVFLFDEPLSNLDAKLRVQMRLEIRKLQKRLNVTSIYVTHDQVEAMTLGDRLMVLNGGVVEQFGTPIELYDHPETIFVAGFIGSPSMNFIPAECANGTITLSNGAKMPGGAHANGSVTLGLRPEHLTPDANGPIRVVVQMFEHLGANTLMHGTLDKTNVDVVVSLPGHVSADAGSVMTFSASAKNMHIFDTETCKRVLK, encoded by the coding sequence ATGGCAGCCATTATTTTGGAAAACCTTGTGAAAAGCTATGGCGAAGTCGAAGTACTTCATCATGTCAAAGGGGAAATCACGGAGGGTGAACTCATCGTCATCGTTGGCCCGTCTGGCTGTGGAAAATCCACACTATTGCGGATGATCGCCGGGCTTGAGAAAATTACGGCAGGTGAAATAAGCATTGGCGGAAAGGTGGTGAACAATCTCGAACCAGCAGACCGCGATATTGCAATGGTGTTTCAAAACTATGCTCTTTATCCGCATATGTCAGTGCGCCAAAATATGGCCTATGGATTGAAAATCCGCAAAATTCCTAAAGACGAAATTGAGCAGCGCGTTAATGAGGCCGCCGAGATATTGGGCATAAGCCAGTACCTAGATCGAAAACCTAGACAGCTATCTGGTGGACAAAGGCAGAGGGTCGCAATGGGCCGCGCAATTGTTCGGAAACCGCAGGTCTTCCTATTTGATGAGCCGCTTTCGAACCTTGACGCCAAGTTGCGAGTACAAATGCGTCTGGAAATCCGCAAATTGCAGAAACGTCTGAACGTCACATCCATCTATGTCACCCATGATCAAGTCGAAGCGATGACACTAGGCGATCGGCTTATGGTTCTAAATGGCGGTGTTGTAGAGCAATTCGGAACGCCTATTGAGCTTTATGACCACCCCGAAACGATATTTGTTGCTGGCTTTATCGGAAGCCCTTCGATGAATTTCATACCAGCCGAGTGTGCGAACGGTACAATTACTTTAAGCAATGGCGCAAAAATGCCCGGTGGAGCACACGCAAATGGATCTGTTACGCTTGGGCTCCGTCCAGAGCACCTCACACCTGACGCAAATGGTCCGATCAGGGTCGTTGTTCAAATGTTCGAGCACCTCGGTGCAAACACATTGATGCATGGTACCCTTGATAAGACAAACGTTGATGTGGTTGTAAGCTTGCCAGGTCATGTCAGTGCAGATGCTGGCTCGGTAATGACGTTTTCTGCATCTGCAAAGAACATGCACATATTTGATACTGAAACTTGTAAAAGGGTCTTAAAGTGA
- the ugpE gene encoding sn-glycerol-3-phosphate ABC transporter permease UgpE, producing MIENRPLLNVISHLVLLFGIAIVALPIWITFVAATHDPIRMTQAPIPILPGSYFWENFVQTLFGSGLSGTETVPVWRMLANSLTMAMMIAIGKITISLLSAFAIVYFKFPFRMGFFWLIFITLMLPVEVRILPTFEVVANLGLLNSYWGLSIPLIASATATFMFRQVFLTIPDEMLESARIDGAGPLRFFWDILIPLSRTNIAALFVILFIYGWNQYLWPLLITTDSDMTTIVMSIKQMLQAAEQSPQWNIIMMTALLAMIPPVFVVIAMQRLFVQGLTETDK from the coding sequence ATGATCGAGAACCGTCCTCTACTCAATGTAATTAGCCACCTGGTTCTGCTCTTTGGGATTGCGATCGTAGCGCTGCCGATTTGGATCACCTTTGTGGCGGCAACTCATGATCCCATCCGTATGACACAGGCGCCGATCCCGATCTTGCCAGGAAGCTATTTCTGGGAAAATTTCGTTCAAACACTATTTGGAAGTGGACTTTCGGGAACCGAAACAGTGCCGGTGTGGCGTATGTTGGCAAACTCGCTTACCATGGCAATGATGATTGCCATCGGGAAAATCACGATTTCATTGCTGTCGGCATTTGCCATCGTGTACTTCAAATTCCCGTTTCGCATGGGTTTCTTTTGGCTAATATTCATCACCCTCATGTTGCCGGTCGAAGTTCGGATACTGCCAACCTTTGAAGTTGTCGCAAATCTTGGATTGCTCAACAGCTATTGGGGTCTTTCAATACCTCTGATTGCCTCGGCCACTGCCACATTTATGTTTCGTCAGGTTTTTCTAACAATACCTGATGAGATGTTGGAAAGCGCCCGTATCGATGGTGCTGGTCCCCTACGGTTCTTTTGGGATATTTTGATCCCGCTAAGCCGCACCAATATCGCAGCACTCTTCGTTATTCTATTCATTTACGGTTGGAATCAATATCTTTGGCCACTGCTGATCACCACTGACAGTGACATGACGACAATCGTAATGAGCATTAAACAAATGCTGCAAGCAGCTGAACAATCACCGCAATGGAACATCATCATGATGACTGCACTTCTGGCGATGATACCACCCGTTTTTGTGGTCATCGCTATGCAACGGCTCTTTGTGCAGGGCCTTACCGAAACGGATAAATAA
- the ugpA gene encoding sn-glycerol-3-phosphate ABC transporter permease UgpA produces MLKRVHFPTSLLPYILVAPQVIITLVFFIWPAGQAVYQSFLIEDAFGISTEFVWFENFVYLATDEQYLDSFGRTIFFSICVALLSMSAALILAGFADRVIKGATTYRTLLIWPYAVAPVLAGALWVFMFNPTLGIFPYLLEFIGIDWNHYLNGSQAMMLVIFAAAWKQIAYNFLFYLAAMQSIPRSLIEAAAMDGAGPIRRFFDHIFPMISPTTFFLLVINAVYAFFDTFGIIHAVTQGGPANATTILVYKVYNDGFVGLDLGGSAAQSVILMILVIIMTVVQFRYIERKVEY; encoded by the coding sequence ATGCTAAAGCGCGTTCATTTTCCGACGTCTCTTTTACCATACATTTTAGTGGCACCGCAGGTTATCATTACACTTGTGTTCTTTATCTGGCCTGCTGGTCAGGCCGTATATCAGTCTTTTCTCATCGAAGATGCATTTGGTATTTCAACTGAATTCGTTTGGTTCGAAAACTTTGTTTATTTGGCAACCGATGAGCAATATCTTGATAGCTTTGGCCGCACAATCTTTTTCTCGATTTGCGTAGCACTGCTATCAATGTCAGCGGCCCTTATTCTTGCGGGTTTTGCCGATCGGGTGATCAAAGGTGCGACAACTTACAGAACATTGCTGATCTGGCCCTATGCGGTCGCGCCGGTTCTGGCGGGTGCACTTTGGGTTTTCATGTTCAACCCTACGCTTGGAATTTTCCCATACCTATTGGAATTTATCGGCATCGATTGGAACCATTATCTTAATGGCTCGCAGGCCATGATGCTGGTGATCTTCGCTGCTGCGTGGAAACAAATTGCCTATAACTTTCTGTTCTACTTAGCCGCGATGCAATCGATCCCGCGGTCGCTGATTGAAGCGGCGGCGATGGATGGCGCGGGGCCCATACGTCGGTTCTTTGATCATATTTTTCCGATGATTTCCCCAACCACCTTTTTCTTATTGGTGATTAACGCAGTCTATGCCTTCTTTGATACGTTCGGCATCATTCATGCGGTCACACAGGGCGGTCCAGCCAACGCAACCACTATTCTTGTGTATAAGGTCTATAACGATGGCTTTGTCGGCCTCGACCTTGGTGGATCAGCCGCGCAATCTGTCATTCTTATGATCCTTGTCATCATCATGACCGTGGTCCAATTCCGCTATATCGAAAGAAAGGTCGAGTACTGA
- the ugpB gene encoding sn-glycerol-3-phosphate ABC transporter substrate-binding protein UgpB, with protein MKIPNKMFAGTVALAMMAGAVAAETEVHWWHAMGGTNGERVNKIADDFNASQSAYKVVPTYKGNYTETMTAAIAAFRAGEQPHLVQVFEVGTATMMAAKGAIYPVEQMMADSGEPFDGSAYLPAVVSYYQTPEGQLLSMPFNSSTPVLWYNADALKAAGASVPTTWDEMRTTAQALVDNGMDCGFSFGWQSWVMIENFSSWHDLEIGTQENGFRGFDTEMTFNNDHVASRLQDIADMQDDKLFVYGGRRGDSLPLFTNGECGMWMNSSAYYGSIVSQAKFEFGQTMLPLDTGVADAPQNSIIGGATLWALQGHEADEYRGLSQFLTYMSSAEVQAWWHQETGYVPITTAAADLSESQGFYEANPGTDTAIKQLSLNMPTPNSRGLRFGNFVQIRDVINEELEALWAGDQSAQAALDKAVERGNKLLRKFERSAK; from the coding sequence ATGAAGATTCCAAACAAGATGTTTGCAGGAACCGTAGCGCTTGCTATGATGGCAGGAGCCGTTGCTGCGGAAACCGAGGTTCATTGGTGGCACGCGATGGGCGGCACCAATGGCGAAAGAGTTAATAAAATTGCCGATGACTTTAACGCATCGCAAAGCGCCTATAAGGTCGTGCCCACCTATAAGGGCAACTACACCGAAACTATGACCGCAGCGATCGCGGCGTTCCGCGCAGGCGAGCAGCCGCATCTGGTGCAGGTCTTTGAAGTGGGTACAGCCACAATGATGGCTGCCAAAGGCGCAATTTATCCAGTTGAGCAGATGATGGCAGATTCTGGCGAACCATTTGACGGCTCAGCCTATCTACCGGCTGTTGTTTCCTACTATCAAACACCTGAAGGTCAGCTTTTGTCCATGCCTTTCAATAGCTCGACTCCAGTTCTGTGGTACAACGCCGACGCGTTAAAAGCCGCAGGTGCCTCGGTGCCGACAACGTGGGACGAAATGCGTACCACAGCTCAGGCTTTGGTGGACAATGGCATGGATTGCGGGTTCTCATTTGGCTGGCAGAGCTGGGTGATGATCGAAAACTTCTCATCATGGCATGATCTTGAGATAGGCACCCAAGAAAACGGCTTTAGAGGGTTCGACACTGAAATGACCTTCAATAATGATCACGTTGCTAGCCGTTTGCAGGATATCGCAGACATGCAAGACGATAAACTATTCGTTTATGGCGGTCGCCGGGGCGACTCTCTGCCGTTGTTTACAAACGGTGAGTGCGGCATGTGGATGAATTCGTCGGCCTACTACGGCTCGATTGTATCGCAGGCAAAGTTTGAGTTTGGTCAGACCATGCTCCCACTGGATACAGGTGTGGCTGACGCACCGCAGAACTCAATCATCGGTGGAGCCACTCTTTGGGCGCTTCAAGGCCATGAAGCTGATGAATATCGCGGCCTGTCTCAGTTCCTGACCTATATGTCTTCGGCTGAAGTGCAAGCTTGGTGGCATCAGGAAACCGGCTATGTGCCGATTACCACCGCTGCGGCAGACCTGTCTGAGAGCCAAGGGTTTTATGAAGCAAATCCTGGTACAGACACTGCGATCAAGCAGTTGAGCTTAAACATGCCCACTCCAAATTCTCGTGGATTGCGCTTTGGTAACTTTGTTCAGATCCGAGACGTGATCAACGAAGAACTGGAAGCACTATGGGCAGGTGACCAATCTGCTCAGGCTGCCTTAGATAAAGCGGTTGAGCGCGGAAATAAACTGTTGCGCAAATTCGAACGCTCAGCAAAATAA
- a CDS encoding LysR family transcriptional regulator encodes MKFKIRQLEAFRAVAETGSITKAAKQLEVSQPAVSRLVADFSNSVGFELFKRRHGILEPTSDSRYLLAEVRRVIDSLDHLEDLRRDLTERTVGHIRIACLPGFATSHLPGVLVRFLKDRSGVTVSLEPDRPERIMEWIIGEQYDCGITDGFPGHPATISQDLYVKSACILPKGHPLAGKDEITPSDLMHERLIHTRRDSRFFQDLARAFGENGVQINSFVEVRQFTTACTMVSEGMGASVVSELDAEAFRSTGIVIRPFTPHISHRLSILQPASGPSSPVVLDFVDAFIESLQPFLVKD; translated from the coding sequence TTGAAATTTAAGATAAGACAACTCGAAGCTTTTCGCGCGGTTGCAGAAACTGGCAGCATAACAAAGGCCGCCAAACAGTTAGAGGTATCACAACCAGCGGTGAGCCGGCTCGTCGCTGATTTCTCAAATTCAGTCGGGTTCGAGCTCTTTAAACGGCGGCATGGAATTTTAGAACCCACCAGCGATTCGCGCTATCTGCTTGCAGAGGTTAGGCGGGTTATTGACAGTTTGGATCACCTCGAAGATTTGCGCCGCGACCTAACAGAACGCACCGTAGGACATATCCGGATCGCCTGTTTGCCGGGGTTTGCCACCAGTCATTTGCCGGGGGTACTTGTCAGGTTTCTCAAAGACCGGTCGGGTGTGACCGTGTCGCTTGAGCCCGACCGGCCAGAGCGCATAATGGAGTGGATCATAGGGGAGCAATATGACTGCGGCATTACCGATGGCTTTCCAGGTCATCCAGCCACGATTAGCCAAGACTTGTATGTCAAGTCGGCCTGTATTTTACCGAAAGGTCATCCGCTTGCGGGGAAAGACGAAATTACGCCCTCTGATCTGATGCATGAGCGACTTATTCACACACGGCGTGATAGCCGGTTTTTCCAAGACCTCGCGCGCGCCTTTGGTGAGAATGGCGTTCAAATAAACAGCTTTGTGGAAGTCAGGCAATTCACCACCGCGTGCACGATGGTAAGCGAAGGCATGGGGGCATCCGTGGTCAGTGAATTGGATGCAGAAGCGTTCCGTTCAACAGGGATTGTTATCCGCCCCTTTACGCCCCATATTTCGCATCGGCTGTCAATTTTACAACCTGCCTCTGGCCCAAGTTCCCCTGTAGTCTTGGATTTTGTGGATGCCTTTATCGAAAGCCTACAGCCGTTCTTGGTAAAAGACTAA
- a CDS encoding L-rhamnose isomerase, with protein sequence MSNYESAKVQFADWGVDTEAAIARLKTIPISMHCWQGDDVVGFEQQKGTSGGGIQATGNHPGRARTPDELRADLEFSYSMIPGNHRLNLHAMYMDTDETPDRDEIEYKHFAAWVDWASSQGLGLDFNPTFFAHAKADDNLTLSHPDKGIRDFWIEHGKRTREIAAKMGETLGSACVNNVWVPDGYKDYPIDRISPRQRLEASLDEMLTHNLDKSKMLDAVECKLFGIGVEAMTIGSHEFYMGYAIRKGTVLCLDMGHFHPTENIADKLSAVALSVDELLLHVSRPMRWDSDHVILQSDDILMMAQELVTSNLLDRTHIGLDFFDATISRTAAWVIGTRNMQKALLRAFLLPLEHLKSAENNLDFTTRFMMTEEIKDLPFGTVWNEFCARLDVPTGLSLLQKLDGYQSKVAGRC encoded by the coding sequence ATGAGCAACTATGAAAGCGCTAAAGTGCAATTTGCAGACTGGGGCGTTGATACGGAAGCAGCAATCGCGCGACTAAAAACCATTCCCATCTCAATGCACTGCTGGCAAGGCGATGACGTTGTAGGCTTTGAACAGCAAAAAGGCACCTCCGGAGGCGGTATTCAGGCAACCGGCAACCATCCTGGACGCGCCCGCACACCAGACGAGCTACGGGCTGATCTTGAGTTTTCCTATTCGATGATCCCGGGCAACCACCGCCTGAATCTTCATGCCATGTATATGGATACAGATGAAACACCAGACCGAGACGAAATCGAATATAAACACTTTGCTGCTTGGGTAGATTGGGCCTCGTCACAAGGCCTCGGGCTAGACTTCAACCCAACCTTCTTTGCTCATGCTAAAGCCGACGACAATCTGACGCTCAGCCACCCAGACAAGGGTATCCGAGACTTCTGGATCGAACACGGCAAGCGCACCCGAGAGATTGCCGCAAAGATGGGAGAAACACTTGGCTCAGCCTGCGTTAACAACGTCTGGGTGCCGGATGGTTACAAAGACTATCCGATTGACCGCATCAGCCCACGCCAGCGCCTTGAGGCTTCTCTAGATGAAATGCTCACCCACAATCTGGACAAGTCGAAGATGCTGGATGCTGTTGAGTGTAAACTCTTTGGTATCGGTGTTGAGGCGATGACCATCGGCAGCCACGAGTTTTACATGGGCTACGCGATCCGGAAAGGAACTGTTTTGTGCCTCGACATGGGGCATTTTCATCCGACCGAGAACATCGCTGACAAATTAAGTGCTGTCGCTCTTTCCGTGGACGAACTTTTGCTGCACGTGTCCCGTCCGATGCGATGGGACAGCGATCACGTGATCCTGCAAAGTGATGATATCCTGATGATGGCGCAAGAGTTGGTTACGTCGAACCTACTTGATCGCACACATATAGGCTTGGATTTTTTCGATGCAACAATCAGCAGAACGGCCGCTTGGGTAATCGGGACCCGCAACATGCAAAAGGCACTCCTGAGGGCGTTTCTTCTTCCTCTTGAGCATTTGAAATCGGCCGAGAACAATTTAGACTTCACCACGCGTTTCATGATGACGGAAGAGATCAAAGACCTGCCGTTTGGTACAGTTTGGAACGAGTTTTGCGCTCGATTGGATGTGCCGACGGGACTTAGTTTACTACAAAAGCTAGATGGTTACCAAAGCAAGGTCGCGGGGCGCTGTTAG
- a CDS encoding bifunctional rhamnulose-1-phosphate aldolase/short-chain dehydrogenase has protein sequence MSKTVENQFLENRWNDKEANGLSEAELLLYRSNILGSDKRVTNYGGGNTSAKVMENDPLTGQDIEVLWVKGSGGDIGSIKMDGFATLYMNKLQALKSLYRGVEFEDEMVGYLPHCTFKLNPRAASIDTPLHAYVPRKHVDHVHADAIIAIAASKNSKELTQEIFGNKIGWLPWKKPGYELGLWLEQFCLENPEADGVVLESHGLFTWGDTAKETYDMTIEVINAATAWLAEKTEGLPAFGGAKYESLSKNERCSVAARLMPAIRGFVSGNHHMVGNFNDGDEVLEFVNAQNMEPLAALGTSCPDHFLRTKIRPLVINFDPAKNNIDEVLENLPAQIAAYRDDYAAYYDRCKYDNSPALRDPNAVVYLIPGVGMITFAKDKATARISGEFYVNAINVMRGSSSVSEYVGLPEQEAFDIEYWLLEEAKLQRMPKPKSLSGRVALVTGGAGGIGSATAERYLSEGACVMLADINEDALKATSDNLSKRHGKDVVRTVSMNVTSENAVAAAFAETAVEYGGIDILVSNAGIASSAPVEETTLALWNKNMDILSTGYFLVSREAFKVMRAQNIGGSIVFVGSKNGLAASPNASAYCTAKASEIHLARCLALEGAETGIRVNVVNPDAVLRGSKIWEGEWLEQRAGTYGTDKQGLEEMYRQRSLLKRSVLPEDIAEACYFFAADASAKSTGNIINVDAGNIQAFTR, from the coding sequence ATGTCGAAAACAGTAGAAAATCAGTTTCTTGAAAACCGTTGGAACGATAAGGAAGCAAACGGACTAAGCGAAGCTGAGCTGCTGCTTTATCGCTCGAACATCCTCGGTTCAGACAAGCGCGTGACCAATTACGGCGGCGGCAATACTTCGGCGAAAGTGATGGAGAATGATCCACTGACCGGACAGGATATCGAGGTTCTGTGGGTTAAGGGATCCGGCGGAGATATCGGATCAATCAAGATGGACGGTTTTGCCACGCTTTATATGAATAAGTTGCAGGCGCTGAAGTCTCTTTATCGTGGGGTTGAGTTTGAAGATGAGATGGTGGGTTACCTTCCCCACTGTACATTTAAACTGAATCCCCGTGCCGCATCTATTGACACGCCCTTGCATGCTTACGTCCCTCGCAAACACGTTGATCATGTGCATGCAGACGCAATCATCGCAATCGCAGCTTCGAAGAATTCTAAAGAATTGACACAGGAAATATTCGGAAACAAGATAGGTTGGCTTCCGTGGAAAAAGCCCGGCTACGAGTTGGGTCTTTGGCTGGAACAATTTTGCCTGGAAAACCCGGAAGCCGACGGCGTTGTTTTGGAGAGTCATGGCCTATTCACTTGGGGCGATACTGCCAAAGAAACCTATGATATGACAATTGAGGTGATCAATGCGGCTACCGCGTGGCTTGCCGAAAAAACCGAAGGACTTCCAGCCTTTGGTGGAGCGAAGTATGAAAGCCTTTCCAAGAACGAGCGGTGCTCCGTTGCTGCGCGTCTGATGCCGGCCATTCGCGGTTTCGTGTCAGGCAATCATCACATGGTGGGCAATTTTAACGACGGTGATGAAGTGTTGGAATTCGTGAATGCCCAAAACATGGAACCTTTAGCGGCTTTGGGCACCTCATGCCCGGACCACTTCCTGCGCACAAAGATCCGTCCACTGGTGATCAATTTCGATCCAGCGAAAAACAATATCGACGAGGTTTTGGAAAATCTGCCCGCGCAGATCGCAGCCTATCGCGATGATTACGCCGCTTACTATGATCGCTGTAAATACGACAACAGCCCGGCCCTGCGTGACCCCAATGCGGTCGTCTATCTGATCCCAGGCGTTGGCATGATTACATTTGCCAAAGACAAAGCCACTGCTCGCATCTCAGGCGAGTTCTACGTCAACGCTATCAATGTGATGCGGGGTTCTTCCTCGGTCAGCGAATACGTAGGGCTTCCAGAACAGGAAGCCTTCGATATCGAATACTGGCTGCTAGAAGAAGCAAAACTACAGCGTATGCCAAAACCGAAGTCACTCTCGGGACGTGTTGCATTGGTAACCGGAGGCGCCGGTGGTATTGGTTCAGCGACTGCTGAGCGTTACCTCTCAGAGGGTGCTTGCGTGATGTTGGCAGACATTAACGAAGACGCACTCAAAGCCACATCGGATAATCTCAGCAAGCGTCATGGTAAGGATGTAGTCCGGACTGTGAGCATGAACGTGACCAGCGAAAATGCAGTGGCTGCGGCCTTCGCCGAAACGGCTGTTGAATACGGCGGTATAGATATTTTAGTGTCAAATGCAGGCATTGCGTCGTCTGCACCTGTCGAAGAAACCACATTGGCTTTGTGGAATAAGAACATGGATATCCTCAGCACGGGATACTTCCTTGTTAGCCGTGAAGCCTTCAAAGTGATGCGCGCGCAAAACATTGGTGGCTCGATTGTCTTTGTAGGCTCAAAGAACGGTCTGGCCGCAAGCCCGAATGCCTCGGCCTATTGCACAGCGAAAGCCTCAGAAATCCACCTCGCCCGCTGTCTGGCTCTGGAAGGCGCTGAGACCGGTATCCGCGTGAATGTCGTGAATCCAGATGCAGTCCTTCGGGGCTCGAAAATCTGGGAAGGCGAATGGCTAGAACAGCGCGCAGGCACCTACGGTACCGACAAGCAAGGCTTGGAAGAAATGTATCGACAGCGCTCCTTATTGAAGCGATCGGTTCTGCCAGAGGACATCGCCGAAGCCTGCTATTTCTTCGCAGCTGACGCCTCAGCTAAGTCAACTGGGAATATTATCAACGTAGATGCGGGCAACATCCAAGCCTTCACACGCTGA
- a CDS encoding DeoR family transcriptional regulator gives MHEKERHKIILSAVQDRPVVMVVEICNLTGASEATVRRDIATLHMQKKLRRVRGGAEAITPPQFVGLAGRPFAVNKTMRIKEKQAIARAAVELCDDGDSIIINGGTTTFQMVHPMATRLLQVFTNSFPIAEHLLKHSKNTITLSGGTIYREQNIILSPFDNDVTRNFYAKRMFMGAQGLGPLGLMEADPLLIHAEQKLIGQADELVVLADSSKFENRSSLVLCPLAQITTIITDERISDNAASMLEAADVNVIVAQSGIGQNEDEAAS, from the coding sequence ATGCACGAAAAAGAGCGCCACAAAATAATTCTATCGGCCGTTCAAGATCGACCGGTCGTTATGGTTGTGGAAATCTGCAATCTCACCGGAGCATCCGAGGCGACGGTTCGTCGGGACATCGCAACTCTGCACATGCAAAAGAAGTTACGCCGCGTGCGTGGGGGTGCTGAGGCTATTACTCCGCCGCAATTCGTAGGATTGGCGGGACGTCCGTTTGCAGTTAACAAAACGATGCGGATCAAAGAGAAGCAAGCGATCGCACGAGCGGCTGTTGAACTGTGTGATGACGGTGACTCGATAATCATTAATGGTGGTACAACGACCTTTCAAATGGTTCACCCAATGGCCACACGCCTTTTGCAGGTGTTCACCAACTCGTTTCCGATTGCAGAGCATCTTCTGAAGCATTCGAAAAACACAATCACGCTCTCGGGCGGCACGATCTATCGCGAACAGAACATCATTTTGTCTCCGTTCGATAATGATGTGACACGCAATTTTTATGCGAAGCGCATGTTCATGGGGGCTCAGGGATTAGGACCGCTGGGTCTGATGGAAGCGGACCCGTTGCTGATCCATGCGGAACAAAAGCTCATCGGACAAGCTGATGAGCTTGTTGTTCTGGCAGACAGCTCGAAATTCGAAAACCGTTCAAGTTTGGTGTTATGCCCGCTTGCTCAGATCACCACCATCATCACCGATGAAAGGATTTCGGATAATGCAGCCTCAATGCTTGAGGCCGCTGATGTAAACGTGATCGTTGCCCAATCGGGTATCGGTCAAAATGAGGACGAGGCGGCCTCTTAA